The Phaseolus vulgaris cultivar G19833 chromosome 5, P. vulgaris v2.0, whole genome shotgun sequence genomic interval AAATGAAGGGCCACCCaggatttatagaaaaaatGTTAGGAGACGTAAAATGAGAGTTTTGAGGAAAATGGAGGTGGTCTATCTACAAAAGtaaaataagaattttaaataaaaagtaaattatattttaagaacagtatgaatctatatctaaaataaaaagatgATTATGAAAGTTATATGtacaaaaattattatactTAGAATCGTACTCTTCGAATCGCAATTCGTTTCAAAAATCTTTGTCCGCGATACATATATCATCTCATGTATCACTTTATAACATGAATTGGAGTTGAATCATGTGATCCGTGATTCAACTCTTTTGTGTATGATTAGTGAACGCGTGTGTTGAGTGAATGAAAGGAAGTGATGCACAAAAAAAGTGAAAACGGGTTATTAGAACGAAGCGAAACGCATGTTGATTGGACCGAATTGGCTATATATTGAGAAGAGtaagaagaatgaaaagaagaaagaaaaacaagaagagtaagaagaatgaaaagaagaaagaaaaacaagagaGAAGAGAAGGTGTTAGACCTTCGCTACATCTACTTTAAGAATTAGGGTATACTTAGAATTCACATGTCATTTCATATATGAGtgagtttttttaaaagaagataAATAGACCACATGGGCCTAGACAGtacttaatttaaaaacaatttaatctatgaattattaaaataactCTAGATCTTCTCAACCTATTATGAAATCCTTCATCCACTTAGGTTGTTTGGTGGCTCTTTCACGTGTATTGGGCTTTGTTGTAACACTACTCTCTGCCTTTTGAGACACTTTGTCCCCAAAGTGTGCTCTTGGTGGTGTTATAATTGTCGGACACTCAATCGACCTTAGTTGGGTGCGTTCAGTAGCGATGTGAATTGTATGGGCTGCAAGTGGGGGTGTGTTTCCGCATTTAGGGAGTTGTTCACATTCATTGGGCTCTTCAGACTCCTTCGGTTCTTTATGAGGGTTTTGTGAATTAGGGTTAAATGTGTTGCTAAGTGAAGGGTGCTGGAGGGGGTAGTGATGTAGGGCTCGAGGTAGGGGTTATGGAGAAAATAGGTGTTAGGGCTATGTGGCGCCGCAATATAGGTTGCGGAAGGGTGAGGATTGGTGAGTGCATTGGGCCATTGTTtagggttaaatatgttttaggTGAGGGGTTTTGGAGGGTCCTTGGGGTGTGTGGCTTGAGGTAAGGTTTATGGGAAAAAATGGAGTGAGAGTTGTGTGGCTCGAGGAAAGGGTTAAGAGAAAAAGTTGATTGAGGGTTGCGTGGCACCATGGCATTGGTTGTGGCATGCAGTGCTGTCAGGGAGTAGGTGAAGAGTTTAATTGCAGATTTTGAATGGTTAATGTGTTAGAAGTTGTTTGAGTTTCACTTTTAGAAACACTTTTCGAAACACTTTCTGAAACACTTTCCGAAATATTTCTTGGTCTCTTGAACGTGCGAAGTAATGAAACATGAAAGACGAGATGGACACACGATGAAGGTGGCAACTAGAGTTCGTATGCGACGGTGCCGGAGCAATGGGTTATCTGGTACGACCCTGAGTAACACGGTCCAAGCTGCTGACTTGCACGACGCTCCAGTGAGTGCTAGAGGTAGGGTTGAATATGTACCCATACCCAGTAATTCGGAGCAAAGACGCGATTGGAGCGATGTCGATTGGCTTGGTCGCACATTCTTTGATGCGTGCGACGAAGGTTCTCCTTAAATGCATGGATGACTAGTGTGTGTTGATGTAGCAAGTCCATGATGGTGGTGCGAGGTGTGTGTAACATGTCTAAGGTGGTGGGTGGCGGCCTACTGTAGAGCACGTGGAACGGTGATCTGCCTATCACAGAGTGGTATGAGGTATTGTGCCAGATTTCCGACAAATACAAATATTGGTACCACTTTTGAGGGTGATTTCTGGTGAAGCATCGTAGGTAAGCCTTTAAGCCTCGATTAAGTACCTCtgtttggccatccgtttgtGGATGATAAGCTGAGCTGAATTTTAATGTGGTTCCCTGTGCCTTGAACAATTCTTTCCAAAAGGTGTTGACGAAGAGGGGGTCACTATCTGAAACTATTATTTTTGGCATCCCATGAAGTCTATAAATTTCGATTAGAAGCGAGTAGCCAACTGTGGAGTTGTGAACTATGAGGGAAGGGAAACAAAGTGTGCATATTTTGTTAAGCGGTCACAAATGACCTAGATTACATAGTGGCTAGATGACAAAGATAAATGAGTTATAAAATCCATGGAAAGGTCCTCCCATACTTGATTGGGTATTGGTAATGGTTGAGCTAATCCTTGTGTTTTTATTGGCAGATATTTGTTTTGTTGGCATGTTGAGCATTGTTGGAGGAACTCTTTAACATCACAGGTCCATCTGGGCCAATAAAAAGGGGTTGGTATGCGTCAAAGAGTAGGCTTGAGATTGGAATGGTCCGCGGTCGGGGCTTTGTGAAACTCTTGGATGATGCGTTGTCGAAAGTGATTGGCATCGagtaaacaatttttttgtcGGAAGAACAGTAGACCTTGGCGAGTGGCGTCAACCACCACATTTTGTTTCCCAGGTCTGTATATTATCTCCAAATCGTATCCCTGCAATTTTGCTGTCCATTTTTGTTGTTCTGGGGTTTGGATAGTTTGGGATGGAAGGGAATTCAGACTCTTTCGATCTATAACAATTTTGAAATGTTGGTCTATCATGTATTGACGTCATTTCTTGATTGCTTCTATGATTGCATACATCTCATGCACATACACTGATGATGCTTGGAGTCTTGGGCCCATCTTTTTgcaaaataatcggttgtttatatcatcAGTGttaaaaaacaaagcaaaaacagttttaaagagagtaaggatagagagattaaCACAAAGtgtttatactggttcgctctttaccaagagctacatccagtcctcagaacccactgagaattcactaagtaatcaaaactTTAATTACACACAATacaccaaagtggtgatcttgaacccttcaagaacacacaccacctttggcaaaTACAACGCAGTTTTAATAACAACCTCTGAAACTGTACAACACCAATTACAGTAGTCAAGAGAGAAAAGAATAGAGTACACCTGGATACAATCAAAGATTAAAGCATAGTGAATACAacacaatcctattccactcttaagaatgatccaaagcacTTTGAATTCTTGGAAAACTGATTTGAATAATTTCTCTTTGATGATTAACAAccaggagcgtaaaacaacttatttaaactccaatcagttggtcaaagcatttaatacaaGAGCCAAAATCagtttaaatcatttaaaacagattaaagccacttaacaaaattttgttaaggttttcagaaactCAATTCATTGAAAAcacgaatcaaccgattgaacTGGTTTGCAGCAATGTCAAATAAAGTCAAgatttttcaaatccttttcaaaatacactaactgtaaaacaaccgattgaatcgacATTTCAATACGTTgaattttcactttctttagaaaacacatttttttcaaaaagattgaaatTAAACAACCTTTAATCATTACAGATAGTGAATTAACAAATGAAAATACATCTAGACACACACACATAACCAACATCAAGGTCTTCAAgcattccacttggatttggagacatcaaagcaccttgttcaacattATGCACCGTGCGTGCCTCTCCGACCAATGGAACCCTCACCTTTAGTCTTGCATACTCAAGCACCTCTTGTTCTAACGTTGCAATCTCAACTTCTACCAAAGACCCTACCAGAGTAGCTACTTGTTCGAAACATTGTTTGTTCCAAAACTTTAGAGGTATTCGTCTACATCTGACACAAACATGCTTGTCCTCCACTGCAAATTTGTCATCCCAGGGCACTACTGGTTCAAAAGCATATGCGTACCATTCCTTATTCTCTTCTAAAGATTTCAGAAACACCCATTCCGAATCTCCAGACAGTAACACAAAGTTCCCTCTAGATGCCCCACTATGATAAACTTAAAACCTTTCATTATGAAACTCTCCTTCACGACCTGTACCATCTCCACCTCCACCACTCTTCCTATGAAGCACTTTCTTAGCCATTTTACGTTTTCCTCCTTAGCCCTAATATGAACCCACCTTTGTTCCTTTACCCCTTGTACCCTTCTTTCATTCTCCTTCACCACCACCTGAGCGTTCGTTTGGTGTTGGTCCTTCTGCCTCCATTCCTTCTGTTGTTGCCTCGTTCTACTAGTTCCATTCCATTCCtttctgttgaagatggttgttgccccttcaagacatgtgtttgatgaagacttttatgtaccaTTCGTGTAtatttccttttgctttaagaatgtcttaggtagagtttagaggttgtttaagagtgggctttttgctgagtaactcacctcctaaccactggccatgtgataagaacaagcataaggtttcttaaatcgtttttcacatgttttacaaaaaacacgtttaccgcataaaaataaatatgttcttttctaaataaacagattcatttttaaactaatgccttggctaagtcttgtgaaaattagattttgtgcatcaagtattttgactaagtcctctacctttcaaaacgactgagttttaaatagttaagctttttctgttttcgttttgaaaaataaatctgtttatctgtaaatgaatagattcttttttgtctctggtgGCAAGTTTACCTCAAACGGTTTTCAGTTTTgtccctgcaccagaatggctgactaagtctcctcacataacaaattctctaactgctttttgaaaataaatctgttcattttattttcaatatgttcattttataacagctttaactgtttttcaaaaatctgttataagttggttttttataaaatgaaacttgtttctgagtttaaaaatcgatcataaatttgtaaaaacaagttttgcatcaGAGATTTGAGGATTTACAAGGAATTAGCATCTGTTCTTagaagatttcgaaaatcacaaagtgcttgttcttgtttggttccaaaagcttggtgagaggtgctgctactattctagcaatctgttctactggtttaaggcagatttctgcatcctcaatcaggtgtagtcgtttcacatttcttttcttgtaaaagtttggttgtacACTTTTctagatagggtttcttgaagagtgtgtgtgctgaaatagggtttttcagcaagtgtacctaagttcttgtaggtttcaagaacagtgggatttgtgtttgtttgaagtgtgatttagtgaatttcaccttggtttaggtgaagactggatgtagctcagttgagtgaactagtataattgccttgtgttcattctcccttaatctctgcacttaaATTTCTGCATATGTGTTAAACtgttaagaaataaatttgttcaataaataataaatctgttctttctgggctcggttcatactgttcttaatttctggaaaaactGGTTGATTCTGAAAAGAACATCTATAAtatgttaaaagccactggaacaggttgattgtaataGGTTTCTCAATTAAGTGTCAAGCTATCAATTGAatcttaatcacttgcttaaaattgaagcttgttgttttgtgattcactgttttcttcctaatatcagtgtgtgtgaaCTCCAAAttaatctgcataatcttgtgattaacttaactgtataaacgtttttcaaacacaaacagtgccaaaataaatttgttccatttcaaataaatcaattttttttttgtacactgtgataaatactgattctgcgagaaagttttaaaagatcaattcaccccccctcttgaactttcgcactattaaacccaacaattggtatcaagagctaggacttgtattttaatcaagtttgtttgcaataatgtctaagtttaaagtgtttttttgctgagggatctgctgttaatagaccacctatgttcaatggaatgaattatgttttttggaaaattagaatgcgaattttcatggaatctattgatgcattaatttgggaagttgtggtccatggaccctatgtgccaatgcaggttgtcaaggatgaagaagtggtaaagccaagatctgaatggaatgagaccgaaaggaggaaggctcaacatgatcttgtggccaagaacatcataacctctgcattaacaatggatgagttcttcaggatatcccaatgtaagtcagctaaggacatgtgggaagtcttagaagtcactcatgagggtactgaagatgtgaagaggtcaagaaaacattctctcatccaagaatatgaattgtttaaaattcaacccgaggagagcattgttgatgtgcagaaaaggttcactcatattgtgaatcaccttactggcttgggaaaagaatttgacagagaggaactcaacataaagatattgaagcgCCTCGACAGAAgttggcaaccaaaggtgactgccatatcagaaagtcgtgatctgtcaaagcaGGGAACTGCTGCACTCTTTGGAAAGCTAATGGAGCATGGGTTAGAGctcaaaagactcaaagagcaggaaacaacagagagaaaacccaaaggtcttgcactgaaagcaactgaacagaatgagatcaaggaggaaaaagaagatgctgaagatgatgaaacaatcagtcttcttacaaaaagattcagcaaattcctgaagaagaaaagcagagataggaatcaacagaaaagaaggtatcctaaacctaatgattcaaattcctctaactatacttgctttggccatggcaaaacagggcacatcaaaacggattgtccaaacaatcaatcaAAGGATAAATCTACCAGCAAGAGAGTTGAAAGGAGCAAGGGAAGAAGAgcttacatctcatgggaggaaaatgaagtatcttcaaccagcagctcttcaactgaGAATGAGGAAaacaatttgtgcttcatgatgaaggatgaggagtcaatctCTGATTTAGTAAGTGATTTTTCTGTGGATTCagataactatgatcaattgcttgttgctttcaaggaaacacatgatgaagcaaataggctagctgtaatatgcaataagctgcaaaaggtaaataatgtgcttgcacctaaagtaaaaacactttaGGAAGAATTgtataaggccaaaacagatttggtaagccttgaactaacatgcttgcatgcctctattaaaacctgtgaaaactgcaaaaaattggaaaaacaagtggagtatttgttaaaaaccctttccaatttcaccaagggaagagagaaccttgagtctcttcttggctcacagaatgttgttttcaataaaaatggacttggttatacccctggaaatgtaaccaatgtcaaaaagctttcaagtttttttgttccagcaaaatcaggtttttcaacttttaacaatggcaaaaaggcatctcatgtaacctgtttttactgcatgaaatctggtcatatctctaggtcttgcattgctagaaagaatcttgttcctaagaatttagcaaaatggctaccaaagagaaggttttaatctgtgttGGACCCTATACtaaaaagggtaccatttgtatcatttttattctgttttgcagattgccaacaagaaaaatcagtggtacttggacagtggctgttccaagcatatgactggagatcttacaaaattcactagcttgaagctcaaagcagaaggacatgtaacctatggtgataataaccgaggaagaattttgggcagaggcactgttggaacaaggaactcaaccactattgagaatgtgctttatgtagaaggactcaagcatagccttctcaacataagtcagctttgtgacaaaggatacaaggtgaaTTTTAAGTCaaatggctgcacaatctcaagtgattcatctggtaaggtactgtttactggtaagagagtgaataacatatatcttttgaatatcatggaaactaactcttcaaatgagtgtttgctgtctAGAAGTGACgagtcttggctgtggcacagaaggttagctcacatacacactaatcacttaaataaattgaCATCTAAAGATTTattttctggtttacctaacattaaatttcaggataacaggctctgtgatgcttgtgtgaaaggtaaacaaatcagatcttctttcaatttaaaagatattgtctctacaaaaaaagCCTTTGGATGTACTGCATATGGACATATTTggaccatctagagttgctaacttggctggaaatttgtatgctttagttgttgtggatgattactctagatttacatggactttatttcttgcacataaacatgatgcttacattgcttttaagaaattagcaaagattctgcaaaatgaaaatggttgctacataaaatcaattcgaagtgatcatgggggagagtttcagaatgctagatttgagaggttctgtgagaagcatgggatatcaCACACCTTTTCaacccctaggacaccccaacaaaatggtgtagttgaaaggaaaaacagatcattagaggaactagctagaactatgttaaatgaatctaagcttcctaagtatttttgggttgatgcagtctatactgcagcttatgtgttaaatagaaccttaataagacctattcttaagaaaaccccatatgaattgtataagggcagaaaacctagtgtgagccaccttagagtttttgggtgtaaatgcctttgtattgaataatggcaaagaaaatcttggtaagtttgatgctaaatctgatgaaggtgtgcacattggttatgctttgaatggtcatgcatatagagtcttcaataaaaggttgctcatagtagaagaatcaatgcatgttgtatttgatgaaactgatcatagcatatctaaaattgctgctgatgaccttgacagtaatgaatttaaatctgttttaaatcaaaatgaatcgattcattttgatactgctgatacacatgctatgcAAGAATCTACTGTGCCTGCAGGTTTGCCCAAAGAGTGGAAAACTCCTAGAGacctaacccttgataatgttattgggaacattgagaaaggagtatcaactaggaaatccttgaacaacttctgtgaagcaatgacctttgtatctcaagtggaacccaagaatctgaatgaagctctcaaggacagcaactaGATTTTagccatgcaagaggaactgaatcaatttgctcttagtgaggtctggactcttgttcctagaatacctaagatgaatataattgggacaaaatgggtattcagaaacaaaatggatgagcacgggtgattaccagaaataaggctaggctagtagctaaagggtacaatcaagaagaagggatagactatgatgagacctatgcaccagtggctcggttagaagttGTTAGATTGttgcttgccttctcctgcatcaaagggttcaagctatttcaaatggatgtgaagagtgccttcttgaatggttatataaatgaagaggtatttgtttcacaaccaccaggttttgaagaccatcagcaTCCAGAATAcgtgttcaaactcaaaaaggctctctatgggctcaagcaagctcctaggcaatggtatgaaaggctaagtgatttcctcacctcacaaggttatgacagaggcacatcagataagactttgttcatcaagaagaaaggggatgacacaattctagtacaagtatatgtggatgacatcatttttggatcaaacaatggagaattgtgtgaagctttcgtaaaagtcatgaagagtgagtttgaaatgtcaatgatgggtgagttgaactattttcttggcttgcaggtcaaacaactcaaggatggcattttcttaagtcaagctaagtattgcaaggatctgctgaagaaatttgaaatggacaagtgtaaaccaatcagcacacccttctcaacaagctgtcacttggatcatgatgaagctggaattgcTGTTGATGAAACTAAATACaaaggactcataggatcactactgtatctcactgccagtaggcctgacataatgtttgcagtgtgcatgtgtgctcggtttcaatttgctcctaaagaatcacactacaatgctgccaaaaggattttgaagtatttgcaaggaactaaagaagttggcttgtggtatccaggtaacatctcattaagcttaactggatattctgattcagattttgcaggttgcaaaattgataggaagagcaccagTGGAACCTGCcacttgcttggatcaagcttgatgtcatggcaatgcaaaaagcaggcttgtgtagctctctccatggctgaagcagaatacattgcagcagggagttgttgtgctcaaccCATATGGTTAAGACAAcaattaaatgattttggtatcttacttaaccatatacctctgctgtgtgataatacaagtgcaatcaacttaaccaaaaattctgtcatgcattcaagaaccaaacacatagAAATTAGACTTCACTTTCTAAAGGAACatatatctaatggaacatgtgagattaaattcattggtacagatttacaacttgctgatttgttcactaAACCTttggctaaagataggtttaattttctgcttaatgaattgggtattataaatgtcaattgtgcctagcagtgaaaaattaaatctgtttattcgtaaTTGAATGCGTTTATTTTCTGTACTGATAtacattgatgactaggaaagagaaattttgaactttgactgcttgactgacatagtgggcattaacctctgtacctttgacggttttggtcatggttatgtaaccgatttgatggtttgggtgctcaataaaggTATGAATTGTGTGCATCATGGCCCTAAATATTtgctgcatattttcaaagattctctgcacaaattaatagcataaaatcttcatgcatatccactcataactgccatatcaacctattcatttctatataaatctgtgtgaaaatctgctacccacattggctatCCACTTTCcgttctcaccatttgaaaccaagagaaaattctggttcaaccatggcttcttctttaagacagaaacagaaaaataagggcAAGCAAAGCATCTTTCAAGGTGTGCTAGAAGGTTGGTTCGTTGGAAACGAAGAAGCAATCAATGCCTACATCCacgagacaagcagaaagcagattaatatacccaaggtgctggatttcaactggctgaaatcagaAAAATTGgcagaaacaagggctgtgttgaagcaccagaaactgaaaaagctgctggaattaacgggtaatgtatatcctgatttggttaaggtgttttacactaacctaacattggatggaaagaacattgtctcttatgtgaaagggatcaaaatgaagatcacaagtgatgTTTGGAATTCTATGGCTGGAATCAAgtatgctggactgaaagtgGGAAAAGGAAACACCAGTGGAATccaagaattcaacaagcttcaatattataaaagctgtatgaggaatcctacagagagcaTAAGCAGGTTCCATGCAGGACATTTGAACCTGACGCCACGTCTTGTTGCCTACATTATAGCATGGCAACTCATCCCAAGAGGTACAAATCATGCTGTTTTACACGAAGAGGATTTAATCcttctatattgcatcatgaaccagattaaggtaaattgggttttcattatcaatgaacacatgctgaaatccaaaaggttggctgattatcgctttccttatgctatacttgtttcaaaattgattgatttcTTTGGTATTGATGCTTCAAATGAGAGAAACGAAACCATCAAAGTTATGAGTGGGATTGATAACTCAACTCTCACAAAAATGGGATTTCACAAAGTAGAGGACAATTGGGTGGTTCTCAAAGGCAAGaaccctcaagcagaacatggagtctcaaacctcaacaatgaggatgaggatgaagttgTTCCCATGGAGGATGACACAGTTCAAGCTACAGAACGTCCGCGTTATATTATCCATCACTCCTATGGACAGGAACAATCTGTTGAACATGCTGGAAATCAAAGGACAAGCTCTCCATCTGTAGAAATCAGAGGAGACTCACCTGCTCCTCAATCTGTGCATGATGAAGCTGCTGCAACCCATCAGAATGCCATTGTTGCTTATCACACTCCAGAATACCGAGGTGAACCATTATCaatgtttgaaaggcaagttCTGTATCACCTTGATGTCATGACTGCAGAACAGAGGGcatactttgagactactcaagcaaggtttcaacaccttgaAGATCAaattgaaggggttcaggcacaacttgcagagTTATACTACAAGGATTAGAAGTATTTtcatgctttctttatcagttttaaaattctgtaatgctgaacaatttgtCTTTATCTTTTGGA includes:
- the LOC137834374 gene encoding uncharacterized protein — encoded protein: MDEFFRISQCKSAKDMWEVLEVTHEGTEDVKRSRKHSLIQEYELFKIQPEESIVDVQKRFTHIVNHLTGLGKEFDREELNIKILKRLDRSWQPKVTAISESRDLSKQGTAALFGKLMEHGLELKRLKEQETTERKPKGLALKATEQNEIKEEKEDAEDDETISLLTKRFSKFLKKKSRDRNQQKRRYPKPNDSNSSNYTCFGHGKTGHIKTDCPNNQSKDKSTSKRVERSKGRRAYISWEENEVSSTSSSSTENEENNLCFMMKDEESISDLIANKKNQWYLDSGCSKHMTGDLTKFTSLKLKAEGHVTYGDNNRGRILGRGTVGTRNSTTIENVLYVEGLKHSLLNISQLCDKGYKVNFKSNGCTISSDSSGKDNRLCDACVKGLPKEWKTPRDLTLDNVIGNIEKGVSTRKSLNNFCEAMTFVSQVEPKNLNEALKDSN